GAGAAGTAAAGAAGAAGCGCATGATTACCGCTACTTTCCTTGTCCTGACCTTGTCCCTGTCGTAGTTGATGAGGAATGGATTGAAAATATAAAGAAAACACTGCCTGAGCTTCCTGATGAAAAAAAGCAACGGTTTGTTTCTCAATATGGCATACCTGAATATGATGCTGGTGTGATTACTGCCTCAAAAGCCCTTGCAGATTATTATGAGAAAGTGGCTGCAATTTACAATGATGCAAAAAAAGTGAGCAACTGGGTAATGGGTGAGTTGCTACGCCTTTTAAAAGAAGATGAAAAAGAAATATCTGATATATTGATAACCCCTGAAAATTTTGCGTCACTGCTTCAACTGATTGACAAAGGTACAATCAGTGGAAAAATTGCTAAAACTGTTTTTGAAGAGATGTATAAGAATGGTAAAACGCCAGATGAGATAGTCGAAGAAAAGGGATTGGAGCAGGTAAGCGACGAAGGAGAAATTGCTGGCATTATCGATAGGGTTTTAGCTGAAAATACGAAACAAGTGGAACAGTACCTTGGAGGAAAGGAAAAGGTTGCAGGTTTCTTCGTTGGACAGGTGATGAAAGCAACTTCCGGCAAAGCAAATCCGGGATTGGTAAACAAGATATTGAAAGAGAAACTGGAAGCAATGAAAAATAAATAGAAGGAGGAAATGCTATGGCAAAGAAAATAGGACTTCTTCTATCAGGATGCGGAGTTTATGATGGTGCAGAAATTCATGAGTCAGTATGTGCTATGCTGGCAATCGACCGCGCCGGCTGTGAGATTGTATGTATGGCACCTGATATAGAGCAATATCATGTAGTCAACCATCTCACAGGTGAAGTGGCAGAAGGAGAAAAACGCAATGTCCTTGTTGAAGCGGCAAGAATAGCGAGAGGAAATATAAAGAAAATAACCGATATATCTGTTTCTGATATAGATGCATTGATAATTCCCGGAGGTTTTGGCTCAGCTAAAAATTTATCAACTTATGCCTTTGATGGTGAAAAATGCAGAGTAAATGAAGATGTAAAAAGATTGGTGCAAGAAGTTGTTGGTGCGGGTAAGCCAGTTGGGGCGATATGCATTTCACCTGTTGTCATAGCTAAGATTTTTGAGGGTACTGATGTCAAACCTGAATTAACTATTGGCAATGATGCTGATACAAGTGAAAAAATTGAAAAAATGGGGGCAACGCACTGTCAGTGTTCAGTCAGCGAATTTCATATCGACGAGAAAAACAAAATCGTTTCAACTC
The Candidatus Schekmanbacteria bacterium genome window above contains:
- the elbB gene encoding isoprenoid biosynthesis protein ElbB, translated to MAKKIGLLLSGCGVYDGAEIHESVCAMLAIDRAGCEIVCMAPDIEQYHVVNHLTGEVAEGEKRNVLVEAARIARGNIKKITDISVSDIDALIIPGGFGSAKNLSTYAFDGEKCRVNEDVKRLVQEVVGAGKPVGAICISPVVIAKIFEGTDVKPELTIGNDADTSEKIEKMGATHCQCSVSEFHIDEKNKIVSTPAYMLGTRISEVAEGIEKLVKSVIDLCR